Proteins from a genomic interval of Dendropsophus ebraccatus isolate aDenEbr1 chromosome 6, aDenEbr1.pat, whole genome shotgun sequence:
- the FYTTD1 gene encoding UAP56-interacting factor isoform X2, which produces MVPSTSDMMDIDKIDMSLDDIIKLNKQEQQNQALYNGGAQTNFFPKFRSNRGKWGARRQTGAGNMGVHKRPYGAKTALRRMSSWSGVSPLNRSLHNSAPQRPPFRSRMNFSGPMDLANKSSPTLHRYPFNSNYSHGNTFRSGLRMRQQRDTRQSTYFLRRGLKVQARMEGDHHEDIQDMNRSNAWRTSMNRSGLLTVSFGNPSAVPSMGTMLPRPPLPFLLKKEGAEAKVPKGVPLDFDINSVAKQTGITLNERFKILKEQRLSQPLSKGSRFVTVG; this is translated from the exons ATGACATTATCAAGTTAAATAAGCAAGAACAGCAAAACCAAGCGTTGTATAATGGAGGCGCACAAACAAATTTTTTCCCAAAATTTAGAAGCAACAGAGGGAAGTGGGGTGCTCGACGCCAGACTG gtgctGGTAACATGGGAGTGCACAAGCGCCCATATGGTGCCAAGACAGCGTTGCGTAGGATGTCCTCTTGGAGTGGAGTTAGTCCTTTGAATCGTTCACTTCAT aattcAGCACCTCAGCGGCCACCTTTCAGAAGCAGAATGAACTTTTCAGGACCCATGGATTTGGCAAACAAGTCTTCACCGACACTGCACAGGTATCCCTTTAATAG CAATTATTCTCATGGAAATACTTTTAGAAGTGGACTGAGAATGAGGCAGCAGAGAGACACTCGGCAAAGCACATATTTCCTTAGGAGAGGCTTGAAG GTGCAGGCAAGAATGGAGGGTGATCATCATGAAGACATTCAGGACATGAACAGAAGTAATGC GTGGAGGACTTCTATGAACAGAAGTGGCCTTCTCACTGTTTCCTTTGGTAATCCTTCTGCTGTACCAAG TATGGGAACAATGTTGCCGAGACCCCCATTGCCTTTCTTGTTGAAAAAGGAGGGTGCAGAAGCAAAGGTTCCCAAGGGTGTCCCTCTAGACTTTGATATAAACAGTGTTGCTAAACAG ACTGGAATCACACTTAATGAGCGCTTCAAGATCCTGAAAGAACAAAGACTGTCTCAGCCGCTGAGCAAAGGAAGCAGATTTGTGACTGTGGGATGA
- the FYTTD1 gene encoding UAP56-interacting factor isoform X3 — protein MVPSTSDMMDIDKIDMSLDDIIKLNKQEQQNQALYNGGAQTNFFPKFRSNRGKWGARRQTGAGNMGVHKRPYGAKTALRRMSSWSGVSPLNRSLHNSAPQRPPFRSRMNFSGPMDLANKSSPTLHSNYSHGNTFRSGLRMRQQRDTRQSTYFLRRGLKVQARMEGDHHEDIQDMNRSNAWRTSMNRSGLLTVSFGNPSAVPSSMGTMLPRPPLPFLLKKEGAEAKVPKGVPLDFDINSVAKQTGITLNERFKILKEQRLSQPLSKGSRFVTVG, from the exons ATGACATTATCAAGTTAAATAAGCAAGAACAGCAAAACCAAGCGTTGTATAATGGAGGCGCACAAACAAATTTTTTCCCAAAATTTAGAAGCAACAGAGGGAAGTGGGGTGCTCGACGCCAGACTG gtgctGGTAACATGGGAGTGCACAAGCGCCCATATGGTGCCAAGACAGCGTTGCGTAGGATGTCCTCTTGGAGTGGAGTTAGTCCTTTGAATCGTTCACTTCAT aattcAGCACCTCAGCGGCCACCTTTCAGAAGCAGAATGAACTTTTCAGGACCCATGGATTTGGCAAACAAGTCTTCACCGACACTGCACAG CAATTATTCTCATGGAAATACTTTTAGAAGTGGACTGAGAATGAGGCAGCAGAGAGACACTCGGCAAAGCACATATTTCCTTAGGAGAGGCTTGAAG GTGCAGGCAAGAATGGAGGGTGATCATCATGAAGACATTCAGGACATGAACAGAAGTAATGC GTGGAGGACTTCTATGAACAGAAGTGGCCTTCTCACTGTTTCCTTTGGTAATCCTTCTGCTGTACCAAG CAGTATGGGAACAATGTTGCCGAGACCCCCATTGCCTTTCTTGTTGAAAAAGGAGGGTGCAGAAGCAAAGGTTCCCAAGGGTGTCCCTCTAGACTTTGATATAAACAGTGTTGCTAAACAG ACTGGAATCACACTTAATGAGCGCTTCAAGATCCTGAAAGAACAAAGACTGTCTCAGCCGCTGAGCAAAGGAAGCAGATTTGTGACTGTGGGATGA
- the FYTTD1 gene encoding UAP56-interacting factor isoform X1, whose amino-acid sequence MVPSTSDMMDIDKIDMSLDDIIKLNKQEQQNQALYNGGAQTNFFPKFRSNRGKWGARRQTGAGNMGVHKRPYGAKTALRRMSSWSGVSPLNRSLHNSAPQRPPFRSRMNFSGPMDLANKSSPTLHRYPFNSNYSHGNTFRSGLRMRQQRDTRQSTYFLRRGLKVQARMEGDHHEDIQDMNRSNAWRTSMNRSGLLTVSFGNPSAVPSSMGTMLPRPPLPFLLKKEGAEAKVPKGVPLDFDINSVAKQTGITLNERFKILKEQRLSQPLSKGSRFVTVG is encoded by the exons ATGACATTATCAAGTTAAATAAGCAAGAACAGCAAAACCAAGCGTTGTATAATGGAGGCGCACAAACAAATTTTTTCCCAAAATTTAGAAGCAACAGAGGGAAGTGGGGTGCTCGACGCCAGACTG gtgctGGTAACATGGGAGTGCACAAGCGCCCATATGGTGCCAAGACAGCGTTGCGTAGGATGTCCTCTTGGAGTGGAGTTAGTCCTTTGAATCGTTCACTTCAT aattcAGCACCTCAGCGGCCACCTTTCAGAAGCAGAATGAACTTTTCAGGACCCATGGATTTGGCAAACAAGTCTTCACCGACACTGCACAGGTATCCCTTTAATAG CAATTATTCTCATGGAAATACTTTTAGAAGTGGACTGAGAATGAGGCAGCAGAGAGACACTCGGCAAAGCACATATTTCCTTAGGAGAGGCTTGAAG GTGCAGGCAAGAATGGAGGGTGATCATCATGAAGACATTCAGGACATGAACAGAAGTAATGC GTGGAGGACTTCTATGAACAGAAGTGGCCTTCTCACTGTTTCCTTTGGTAATCCTTCTGCTGTACCAAG CAGTATGGGAACAATGTTGCCGAGACCCCCATTGCCTTTCTTGTTGAAAAAGGAGGGTGCAGAAGCAAAGGTTCCCAAGGGTGTCCCTCTAGACTTTGATATAAACAGTGTTGCTAAACAG ACTGGAATCACACTTAATGAGCGCTTCAAGATCCTGAAAGAACAAAGACTGTCTCAGCCGCTGAGCAAAGGAAGCAGATTTGTGACTGTGGGATGA